In Rhodococcus pseudokoreensis, the DNA window GGCGACAGTGGCGAACGCCTGCTGCCAGCCCGGGTCACGGGTGCGTTCGGCGGCCGCCCGGAGCAGCGGCGCCGCGGTGAACGGGAAGTGTGTCTCCGCGCTGCGGAGGGTCGAGTAGTGGCTGTGCCGGGAGAACTGCCCGAGGTCCTTGCCGGTCTCGGCGTGCCGCCCGGCCACGTCCTCGAGGCGGGTGATCACCCGCTCGGCGAGGTCGAGCGGCCACGGGTGGGGCAGCCCCTCGAACAGTGCGGCGCCGTCGACGCCCAGCAGGTAGCTGTCGGCGTGGCCCGACAGAATGTAGGCGAGGCGTTCGCGGGCGGGGACGATCGGCACCACCCGACGTTCGGTCTTCCGTCCCTCACGGTGCAGCAGGGCGGACGCCCAGCGCGGATTGCGCTGGAGCACGGTGGCGTTGGTCCACGCCTCCATCATCACCTCCCGCCACTGGTCTTCGATCCGGATCTCCAACGCGCCGGCGGCCGAGCCGATCATGCCTTCCCACACCGACAGGGGGGCGGCGGTGACCACCATCCGCAACCACCAGCTGCGGATTCCCTTGTTCTTGAAGTGGACGTCCTCGATTCCGTCGCGACGGGCCGAATCGTCCAGGGAACCGGGCATGTTCACCACGAGGCGGGTGCGCAGCGGCTTCTTCTCCACCCGCACCCACACACGGGCGCGGGCGGCCATCCGCTCGGCGTACGCGGAGTTCGGCAGCTGGCGCAGCAACTGGACCGCCTGCTGACGCACCTCTTTCCGCCGGTCGTCGAGTGCGTGCTCGAGCAGGTCGGAGTCGGCGTCGCCGAGCCCCGTGCCCAGGACCGCGATGAACGCCGCCCGGTGCTCGCCCCGTTCGGAATCCCAGGTGCGGCGCAGTTCGGCCATCGCGATCGCCGGGTTCACCGCCCGCATCGTCGTGAGCCACAGCAGTCGTTCCTGGTGCGCGCCGTGCGTCCACACGTCGGTGCGATCGGACCGACGGACCAGCATCGACCAGTCCGGGTTCTGCGCGGCGAGCCACTGGCCGCGGGGGCCTGCCAATCGCAGGATGCTCTCGCGGTGGGTGTCGTTCGTGCGTGCCACCGCCATCAGGTCGGCGACGAGATGATCGGGCGCGCGGTATCCCCGCTCGGCGACCACCGCGAACCACTCGGTGAGCGTCCACGACTTGGCGGCGAGCAACTGCATCAGGTGCGCGGCGGACGCGGACGGCAACTGCAGCCGCGGATCGTTCTCGGCGGGCGCGGGCAGCACGCGGGTGGAGGCGGCGACTCCGCCGTCGCGGTACGCGTTTTCGAGCGCAGCGGCGCCCAGCAGGGTCTCCGCCGGGTCGCCGCCGACCGACCGCGCCAGTTCGCCGGTGGCCAGACCCTCGAACGAGGGGGTGGAACGTGCCGTGCCGAGCAGGGCGGCGGACAGGAGTTCGCTCATCGCCGACTCCCCGCGGTCGACGGCGTGCCGGACACGAGCGGGTACACGTCGCCGCGATCGAACACCGACACGGGAACGAGGGAGTCGCTGGTCCACTCCCCGAACACGGTGACGGGACTGCCGCCGGACATTCCGAGCAGTCGCCACAGGACCGGATCCTCGCCGGACAGCGGCAGCGCGCGGCCCTGCCCGTCGGCGACGAACCAGCTTCCGTCGTCGTATGCCGGGGTGACACCGGTGAGCAGGGCGGGCCACGAGCGGATCCACGGGTCGGCGCCGACCGCGGCGGCGAAGTCGTCCAGTGCGGTGTCCATGTCGCTCGGTGCGACCGTGGTGAACGGTTCGGGCGTCTCGTGGGTGTCGCCGAACTGGGCGCGCAGCGGCGCCGCGCCGGGGTAGAAGTGGAGGGTGGCGTCGACGAGCGACCCGAGCGGCGGGATCACCGTCGAGAAGTGGGCGGAGCCGTGCGCGAAGTCCAGGAGGATCGCGCGGCGACCGTGGTCGCGGCCGAGCAACCACACCTTGCGGGTGAAGAGGCGCTTCTCCTCGGTGGTCTGCATGCCCAGCACCATCCACCGGTCGCGGACTCCCGGCTCGCCGCGCACGCTGTCGGTGGCCACCGGGTAGCCGACGTGCGAACGCACCGACGCCTGCAACGGTTCCGGCAGTTCGCTCAGTCGGCGATGGGCGACGACGAGAAGGTGCAGCCTGGCGTATTCGCGGAGCAACCGGTCCGGCCAGTCGGCCCGGGTGGCCACGACGATCGGAAGGCGGCGCAGGGTGGACGCGATCCCGGGCGCTTGCGCGTCGACCATGCGGGCCGCGATGGCGTCGAACGCGGACGCCGAGATGTCGGCCGCGCCGAGGCCGCCCCGGATCTGGTCGGTGAGCCACAGGTCGAGTTCGTCGAGGCCCGCCGCCACCCGCTCGGCCCGGCGTTCCGCGGATTTCGCGCCGGACGCCGTGGTGACCGGTGCCGTCG includes these proteins:
- a CDS encoding SWIM zinc finger family protein, which encodes MTSPWSEGQVASVAPDAGSLAAAAKLSGAWSQTGGNGDALWGLCQGSGKSPYRSVVDLTGPAYHCSCPSRKFPCKHALGLLLIWSQGRVPEQSEPPEFANDWLSRRAGRATAVRTPTAPVTTASGAKSAERRAERVAAGLDELDLWLTDQIRGGLGAADISASAFDAIAARMVDAQAPGIASTLRRLPIVVATRADWPDRLLREYARLHLLVVAHRRLSELPEPLQASVRSHVGYPVATDSVRGEPGVRDRWMVLGMQTTEEKRLFTRKVWLLGRDHGRRAILLDFAHGSAHFSTVIPPLGSLVDATLHFYPGAAPLRAQFGDTHETPEPFTTVAPSDMDTALDDFAAAVGADPWIRSWPALLTGVTPAYDDGSWFVADGQGRALPLSGEDPVLWRLLGMSGGSPVTVFGEWTSDSLVPVSVFDRGDVYPLVSGTPSTAGSRR
- a CDS encoding DUF5691 domain-containing protein produces the protein MSELLSAALLGTARSTPSFEGLATGELARSVGGDPAETLLGAAALENAYRDGGVAASTRVLPAPAENDPRLQLPSASAAHLMQLLAAKSWTLTEWFAVVAERGYRAPDHLVADLMAVARTNDTHRESILRLAGPRGQWLAAQNPDWSMLVRRSDRTDVWTHGAHQERLLWLTTMRAVNPAIAMAELRRTWDSERGEHRAAFIAVLGTGLGDADSDLLEHALDDRRKEVRQQAVQLLRQLPNSAYAERMAARARVWVRVEKKPLRTRLVVNMPGSLDDSARRDGIEDVHFKNKGIRSWWLRMVVTAAPLSVWEGMIGSAAGALEIRIEDQWREVMMEAWTNATVLQRNPRWASALLHREGRKTERRVVPIVPARERLAYILSGHADSYLLGVDGAALFEGLPHPWPLDLAERVITRLEDVAGRHAETGKDLGQFSRHSHYSTLRSAETHFPFTAAPLLRAAAERTRDPGWQQAFATVAANIDHRRTVLKELE